A DNA window from Hevea brasiliensis isolate MT/VB/25A 57/8 chromosome 2, ASM3005281v1, whole genome shotgun sequence contains the following coding sequences:
- the LOC110670979 gene encoding transcription factor HEC1-like, which translates to MDTDQLKSGTEDQMEMMMMMMDKLPEFYGAYNDVADLAPPPEFPGATTNTNSAGSNAILNFIDNPHIGSSPPFMASQSNLPFTSNNTPIQEDSPPPAFLSNPPTARWRSVGEFPGPNAYSTPSQKKNSMAAMREMIFRIAAMQPIHIDPESVKPPKRRNVKISKDPQSVAARHRRERISERIRILQRLVPGGTKMDTASMLDEAIHYVKFLKTQVQSLERAQANRSSSAGIGFPVAMSSGSYLPMGKALEYQQEPPHQNVQHYEDA; encoded by the coding sequence ATGGATACTGACCAGTTAAAGTCTGGAACAGAAGATCAGAtggagatgatgatgatgatgatggacaAGCTTCCCGAGTTCTATGGTGCCTATAATGATGTTGCTGATTTAGCCCCGCCACCTGAGTTTCCTGGTGCAACTACTAACACTAACAGTGCCGGCTCTAATGCTATCCTGAATTTTATCGATAACCCACATATTGGAAGCTCGCCTCCTTTTATGGCTTCACAATCTAATTTACCATTCACTAGTAATAATACCCCAATTCAAGAGGATTCTCCCCCACCTGCTTTCCTATCAAATCCACCCACGGCAAGATGGAGAAGTGTTGGAGAATTCCCTGGTCCAAATGCTTATTCTACACCATCACAGAAGAAGAATTCAATGGCAGCAATGAGGGAGATGATATTTCGAATCGCAGCCATGCAACCAATCCACATAGACCCGGAATCAGTGAAGCCACCAAAGCGTAGAAACGTGAAGATTTCAAAAGATCCTCAAAGTGTGGCTGCACGCCATAGAAGGGAAAGGATAAGCGAGAGAATAAGGATACTTCAAAGACTAGTCCCTGGAGGTACCAAAATGGACACAGCTTCCATGTTAGATGAGGCAATTCACTACGTGAAATTCTTGAAGACCCAAGTGCAGTCCCTGGAGAGGGCTCAAGCTAATAGATCATCGTCAGCTGGGATAGGATTCCCCGTGGCAATGTCCAGTGGGAGTTACCTTCCTATGGGAAAGGCTTTAGAGTACCAGCAGGAGCCTCCACATCAAAATGTTCAACATTATGAAGATGCTTAA